The Treponema succinifaciens DSM 2489 region GAACACAACCGGCTTTACTTCCTTGAATCCTGGCAAAGGAGAAGCGGCAGGCTTTGAAGCAAGAGTTATAGTGTCGCCAACGCTTACATCGCTTACAGTTTTTATTCCGGCAATAATGTAGCCAACGTCTCCAGCTTCAAGGACTCCAGTTTCTTCATATTTAATTTTGAAAACACCAACTTGCTCTACTTTGTAGTCGGTGTTGTTGCTCATAAAGCGGATTATATCGCCAGTTTTTACGCGTCCTTCCATTACTCTCAAATGGACGACAACACCGCGGTACTCATCATAATGGCAGTCGAAAATCAAAGCCTGAAGCGGAGCATTCACATCACCTTTAGGCGGCGGAAACTTTGTAACAATGGCTTCAAGCAAATCGTCAATTCCTTCTCCGGTTTTTGCGCTGACAAGCTGAGCTTCAGAAGATTCAAGTCCCAAATCATGGTCGATTTGCTTTTTTACAGATTCAACATCCGCGCTTGCAAGGTCGATTTTATTTATGACAGGAACAATTGTCAGGTCATGTTCCATCGCCATGTAAAGGTTGCTAACCGTCTGGCTTTCAACACCTTGGGTTGCATCAATAAGAAGCAATGCTCCCTCACAAGAGGCAATCGCACGGCTTACTTCATAGCTAAAGTCAACATGTCCCGGCGTGTCAACAAAATTCAGTTCATAGTCATGTCCGTCTTTTGCCTTGTATGGAATTGTAACGGCCTGGCTTTTTATTGTGATTCCGCGCTCGCGTTCAATATCCATGTTGTCAAGAATTTGATTTTTCATCTGGCGGTCGTCAACAATTTTTGCTTTTTGAATAAGCCTGTCCGCCAAAGTCGATTTTCCATGATCAATGTGAGCTGTAATACAAAAGTTCCGTTTATACTTTAATTCTGTCATCTTTATTCCTTTTTATTTTTTCAGTTTAGTTTTAAAAATAATATGGGCTGTCCAACCCTGCTGAAAATCCAAGGCTCACATCAAGATAGCCATTCTTTCTTTTTTTTGCGTAAAGCTTTATGTATGCGGCTTCTTTTTCAGGACTGAAATCAATTCCAAGCAGTTCAATAGGATCATTTTCACTGAATCCAGTTTCATCTGCGACAGAGCCTTTTATAATTCTTACTATAGAATACTTTTTTTTGTTTGAAGGTGAAACTCTTACCATCTTCATTCCAAACATAGGATAAAAAGAATTTTCAAGCGAATCACGTTTAAAAAATTCATATCCTGGAGATGACGGACGTTTTTCAAGGTAAACAATTTTCTCAGATTCAGTTCCATCTGAAGATAAAATTCCAAGTTTTGTTATAATTCCAGAAGGCTGTTTCATAAACGCAATCTGCAGATCCGAAAGCGAATTAATTTTCTCGCCATTAACAGAAATCACAACATCATCTTCTTTAATTCCTGCACGGTCTGCGCTTCCGCCCGGCAAAACATAAAAAACGGCAACACCTTCATTCTTTGCGCCTGAACCAGGAAGCCGTTTTGTCTTTCCGTAAGAAGCAATCCAAGGATGCTCGCGTTCTCCTCCATTAAATAAAAATGGAAGCTCATTTTTTAAATATTCAACTGGAATTGCAAAGTTAAGTCCCTGAAAATTCTGAACTCCAGCAAAAACAACGGCCTGAACTCTGCCCTTTTCATCAATCAAAGGTCCGCCGGAATTTCCGCTGTTAATAGCTGCGTCCACTTGAAAAACAGTTCCAGCCGTAAAAAGCTGTCTGTCCGTGGAAGAAATAATTCCGCTTGTCAAAGTTTTTTCAAGTCCCAACGGAGAACCAATCGCATAAACTTTATCACCCACTGAAAGGTCGCTACTAGAGCCAAGAGCAAAAACATAAGGAGCATCTATTTCTGTTTTTAAAAGAGCCAAATCCAAAGTCTTGTCATATCCAACAACTTTGGCAGGAACTCTTGTGTCGGGGTCTTCTGCAAGTTTTATATAGAGCCTTGAAAATCCCTCATATTTTTTGTCAACCATGTCTGCAATAACATGATGATTTGTTACAATGTATCCATCTTTTGAAATAAAAAATCCGCTTCCCAAAACAGCATCCGCATAGCCTATTCCTCGCTGAATTTTTATTCCCTTGTCAACAAAAACAGTTACCGTGCCCTTTATCATGTCGGAAACACTTGCATTTGAAACGGAAGGAACCGAACCGCCCGGAACATTTTTGTAAGCCAAAGTTTCAAGCTCAGCTTTTGATTTTGGA contains the following coding sequences:
- a CDS encoding S1C family serine protease yields the protein MKIKIKKLFSLFFAIGCVLFVFSCGTIKGGSEIFVPVDYSEERAVDIEIDLVEKLSTENKIKSLWRAKILYDKISSNKKCKQIFEQTTKICVESCIRAIDEEKYFDALGYYLSLEAAGYSELNSIPKSKAELETLAYKNVPGGSVPSVSNASVSDMIKGTVTVFVDKGIKIQRGIGYADAVLGSGFFISKDGYIVTNHHVIADMVDKKYEGFSRLYIKLAEDPDTRVPAKVVGYDKTLDLALLKTEIDAPYVFALGSSSDLSVGDKVYAIGSPLGLEKTLTSGIISSTDRQLFTAGTVFQVDAAINSGNSGGPLIDEKGRVQAVVFAGVQNFQGLNFAIPVEYLKNELPFLFNGGEREHPWIASYGKTKRLPGSGAKNEGVAVFYVLPGGSADRAGIKEDDVVISVNGEKINSLSDLQIAFMKQPSGIITKLGILSSDGTESEKIVYLEKRPSSPGYEFFKRDSLENSFYPMFGMKMVRVSPSNKKKYSIVRIIKGSVADETGFSENDPIELLGIDFSPEKEAAYIKLYAKKRKNGYLDVSLGFSAGLDSPYYF